Within Channa argus isolate prfri chromosome 4, Channa argus male v1.0, whole genome shotgun sequence, the genomic segment AAGCTACAAATGTGCACAGGAAGTACACACTTCAGCAATGTGGGAAAAGAAAGACTATAGCCTTTAACAAATGAGCCCGTGAGAGCGGAGCATGGCGGCTGGCTCCATGCTGAAAGCACCCGGCCCTGCTTTTATAATCTAACAACAACATCTCTGAAGAGGCAGCCATATGAAGGGCTCACAGCTTCACGCAGAGTCCTAAAAGAGCCTTGCTCTGGAGTGGAAGGCCTGGGCCATTCACCTCATCCTGCCGAAAAAGTACTCAACTACCAAAAGACCACTCAAGTGGACTCAAGAGCGGTGTTTGCGTCATATTTCTGAAGTGGTGCTGCATAAAAAACTCCTGCCTTATTGTATCACTCAGATGGCTGTACAGCTCAGTACTGTCACCATGTAAAGATATAACCTTTAAAAAAAGGTAGCAGTTGACAGTGACCACAGCCAGTTACAATACTGTATGCTTTGACTTTGTAAGCAAAAGTTCCCTCATCCCTCAAATATTTATGTGAGCTCAATCATTTTCTGAGTTAAAGACAATGCCAGAGCTGTCTAGGCGCCTCTCCAGAATGTCTTCATCTCATGACTGTGGTTCTCCTGAGACAGTTGTCAACTCCTGTTTGCATGAATTTACAGCCATTTACTTTGAAGCCGAGCTTGTGAGTAACCCTACGTGTACTATACCTAGGgcacatttctgtattttcttaagTTACTTGGGTATACCCTTTTTCAGCATCTATAAATCTtatttaaagtttacattttgggaaacacGAGTACTTGCTTTTTGCTAAAAAAGGAAATTCTAAAGATTGATAATGCTTTACTGTATGGTGAGTATGAGGCTGCACCTGATAGCCAGTTAGTTTTGCTTAACTCGtagagtgaaaacaaaaacagccacCCAGACTCCATATGAAGGTACCTCCTCTAAGACTATCAATTAAAAAAACGGAAGTACAAATGCATTGTTATTTTGCAGAAGTGACATGCCAGATAATTTCTTGGTCAGCCACAGCAACTTGCCTGAGTGTTGGCATCAGAGGAAGGTTTGCCAAACAACCAGCAACAAAGCAGGAAATTACTGTGccttgccaaaaaaaaaaagaaaaaaagaaaaacaaagacaaaaggaaaaaatgtctGGCACATCAACCCCCATAAATCCACAACCTGTTTGCTTTTGACGCTTAGGTTTTTTGTACAGTTGAAATCAACAACATAGAATGTATTAATTAATGAGATGCTGGTAGGTAAATTTTGTTTCAAATGAACAAAGCACAGCTGGCTGTTTCCCCTTTTCCAGTGTTTATGCTAAACTAAGCTTTGCAGCTTCGGCCTTAGGTACACACGAGAGTGGGATTGGTTTGGTATCACCTCATCTAAAGGACAAAAGCATGTTTTACAAAATTGTAATTTGAAATGTGCAACAGTAGGAGGACATCAGCCCTACAGAAATTCAGTCAgggtgatttttttaatataaaaacagtttattgaTTTATCAACAACTGTCAACTGTACAATCCTTAGGGATGACGTTACCGGTATGCTACACAGTCTAATGTGTTTATGTAGAGACCAATTTATTCTATGAGATGATTGTGGTGGAATATTATGAAATAGTGAGGAAAGCAAACAGAGCATActcaaaatttgaaatatgaTAATGAATTTGCCTGCCACCTTAATGAGTAACCATGTAAGTCTTGCATCAGCCACAGAAAATCAAACAAGAGGAAATAATCAACTCCTATAGACCGCTGATGACTAAGCTTTTCTAAGTGGAAAAATGTCGATTCATATAACAGTCAAGTCACCATATTGAACTTGGGTCACAGCTGCTTCTCCATAAAACTCAGTCCTCCAATAGTAGTTATCCATTTTGTTATTGAAAGCAGCCAGTGTTCAGTGACAGGTCTTCATTTCAAGGTACAATTTCTGCTGATCGGGGCCAAAGGGTGAATGTAATTGGAAAcgatgatttttttcccttcttccaGTCTGAAAAAGGGCATTTCCAGAATTTCCCATTTCTAAAATCCATGGGACAAATGTCTGCGTTACAGCAAATAGCAATGAAAAAAGCCATTgtcagggagaaaaaaaatccaaattagATTTCCGAAAAGGTCATTCTGGACAACGaacatgggggaaaaaaaaaaagaaaaaagggaaaaaagcaggagggaaaaaactgaaatagaaTATCCTCTTACAAAGTCCTAATCTAATTTCCATCCCCAGAAGGGACAGAAAATCACGGAGAGAACAAGAAAGAACCATCACAAGCGTAACTGGACACCaaaatataaatctataaaaGGCCTTTTATTACTCCATTATGTACACTTTTCACAGGACCTCCAAGGAGAAGCTCCAGAGCGAAGCGCCGCTTCTAGTTATGTCATGGAATTTTATCTCCACattaaaaaggacaaataaaaaaagaaatatccaacaaacagaaaaacagcaagacATTGTTTTCTTCTTAGTGCCTTGGGGAACTGCACTCGCTGTACAACTGTATGAGTGAGGAAGGGCAGAGCCGAAGGACTTGACATCCAGGGCCATAACAGCACCAACATACATTTGAGTCTGGCACTGCCAAACGTCCTGCCCATCCACCCTGGGCCTGCAGGCAACATCCATGctgtctgtgtgagagaagGTAGATGGAGGAAGAGTCCATGGTTCCCGAGCATGAGCATGCTCCGATCCAAAGCAGCCTGTTCTAGTAGATCACTTCATATACAGTGGCTTTCTTGTCACCAGAACCTGTCACAATATACTTGTCATCTGTCGAAATGTCACAGCTCAGGACGGATGAGGATTCCTTAGactgtttaaagaaaagaacacaaaaaacatcttaGTTGTGTAGAGATTTAAGATGCTTGAGTACATTTGAAGTTAATTGGTGAAGAATAGCTGACTACAGGGTAAGATTATTACGCAGTGACATCAAGGTCTAGCCTGATGCCCCTCAGAAAGACTTCTTTGTCAGGTCAATAAATCGGGTTCAGTTTTCACTGATAGGAGAGTGTTGTCAGACAGCGGTCGGTGTGCCCTTCCTCTCAGAGACAGCTGTGCATACTTTTGGACTGACTGGAGACAGAGAGTATTGATCTGCATACCTGGAATATGCTGGCGCCATAAGGAGTCCTCCAAGCATTCAACAGATTGTCCTTCCCAGTGCTTACGAACCATTTACCTGCAGAAGAAACAACAGTGCAATAAGGCCTCTGTGGACTAACAGGTGGTAGGGAAAACACCTGCATATGATGATTCAAACAGTGAGAAGAGCACTTTAGCTTTATACTAAAACGGGAAGGGTTATGGCCGCTCTCTGCATTATCTCCTTATAAATGTGTTCATACCACAGTAGGCGAACTTGAGAGAGAGGACACAGCTCTCATGCAGATGGAGCTGGTACTTGTCAGGCTTTGAGTGGTGGAGCACCTCCACGTTGCTGCTCTCCATGCCCACAGCAAGCCACTCTCCAGTCGGACAGTAGCCCAAGGAGAAGATCTGAAAGTGGGACAGAGTAGTGATTACTGACATTTCTAAAAGGAACATGGGTGTATGTTAGCCATGACTTCTGTTTTGTTGATGTACTTTTGTGTTGTACCTGGGAAGTAAAGtcgtgctgctgcagctgtcgGCCCTCCCTCAGATCCCAAGAGCGAACAGTGTTATCAAGACCGCCTGTCCACAGCTTAGTGCCGTCGTGAGATATGTCAATACAGCTAGCGCCATCTGTATGACCCTGGAACTGCCTATATTCAAAGCCAGaagaaatacaattattaacacccccttttaaaatgatatataaaacaataacatacTTTGCGTGAATAAGTATTTTCTTCCAACCTAACGAGAGTCTGGTTGTGCAGGTCCCAAACGGCAATGTTTCCATCGCTGCAGCAGGAGAAACAGACTTTGGCATCAGGGCTGATGGCCAAAGCATAGCATGCAGGTGCTGAGGAGGTGAGCTCAGCCTTGATGCGGGGTGTCTGAGAGGCCAGATCCCAGATGGTCAATGTGCTGGCCTCGCCTCCAACAATCAATGTGCGGCCATCAGGCAGCAGCTTACAGGAGCGGATGTAGTTATCCCTGTTCTGTTGCACAGAGGACAAAGCAAATCAATACATGTTGAGGGCAGTGGACCTAGAGGGAGATTTAGGAACAAGTCAGTgggaaaaaggaggaaaaagctTCTGTCATAATAAACTAACCTAGGGATATTCTTAAACCTGGTCTGAACTGAGCTgttaaagtttttgtttgttgcattAACACATGCATTCGGTTAATTTAGCATTTCAAGTGTGATTTACTGGAAAATTGTGATGtatatcattttcctttctggTTGTAGCCAAAATTCTCTTCTaatttacacaaacactgactgaaagTATCAGTATCAGTGTTTCAGTGCATTTGCTTTTAAAGTGTTAGTGGGATGTGCCTGTTGTGATCCTCATGTAAAACAAAGGCTTCAGCCTTTGATAATTTAATGACACTGTGTTTAAACCCTATTCCCTTTTACCCATTTAAGCacttgcacaaaaaaataatagctgttaaaaaaaagttgaggtTAGTGATATTGGCAGTGTCCTCACCAGACAGTCTAGTTGGGACACAGGACTCTTGCTGCCAGGTTGGCTGATGTCCCAGATTTTGACACAGCCTTTGCCACCAGTGTAGACGTGACGTGTGGGGTTGCTAATGGTAACAGCGCACACAACCTCGCCGTGGCTCAGTGTGTTGATTTGACGGGCGTGGCGTGGAATGCCGGGACCAATCAGAGCATCGGGTGGAAAGGGAACAGGCTGCATCTGACCATCTGCGCTGACGTGGAAGGAGTATGCCCTGAAGGAAAAGATGGAGCTATGTTAGTGTTTCAGATCCATGCCGTTTTCAAAAATGCTTAAACACTCCTGGTGAGACACTTACGGTTTGCCACCTGAAATAGATGTGAGGCTGGCTGGAAGGCCTGGGGCTCTCATGTGGGTGTGAGGATCAAACCCCTGAAAGATGACAAGAAATGAATAACATGTCTGTTGTGCAGGGCTTTTTATGATCgctaatatataatatcataagGGCAGACAGGTTGTTACCATTGGGGAACGTCCAtaggctgcagctgctgcagcactcATCTGAGGGGAGATGTGCAGACCAGCATACACACCAGGACTAGTCAGCCCTCCATTCATTTCATGATGGCCCATCATGGCAAAGGGGGTGGGGTAGGAGCCTGCGATGGACAGAGGAGTACGCAATGCTGGGGCTGCTACAAACAAAGACGGGAGAAGGATATTGGTATGTGACATAACTGTACATTGGGAAAGGATGGAAAAAGATTATCACAGTTGTTAGAGAGGAATGGGAATAGTACCAACCAAGAGCCTCCATGCCTGGTGGCTTGCCCAGGATGGGTCTGAGCCCGGGAGTAGAACTGGTGCCAGGGGTAGGAGCATCATtgcggggggtgggggtgttgGACTTGAGGCCAGGCGTGGAGGATTTGTCATTCTGTCAAGGGAATGAGAGAGCAAGCACATTCACATCCCCGGAAACCAGGCAGTGTACAGACTGATAACTTGAGAGCAAACTGAACTTAATCCAATCTAATTCTGACAACCCTCATAGTCCTGCAGAGCCATAAACTGCTATTTATTCTAAAACCTATTATGGCCACAATGGGGATGGGGCTGTTTTTATCCCCTTACTGCTTTGGCTTTAATCTTTTAGTGAGGCAGGGAAAAAAACCCTGGAATAGTTAAATACATTGAGCTATTAACAGAGAAGACCTGACTGATCCTGATGTGGGACAATATTATCCCTGACGTTTAGTCATGCACTTAAAGCACTGACAGCCATTCCTAATCCACAGCAGAAAACGTCCCACATTTATTTGCACATATCCCTTTGCTCTTGCTGCAACTCTCATTTAAAGCTCTTTCTGTCCTAGTTTGTTCGAAACTCTCTTGGTGTCTTACATGACTGAGCTCCTTGGCCTTGGAGGATGGAGTGCTTCCAGAGGAGGCCACAGAGGCAGGGCTGTTAGGTGTGTCCTTCTTGGGAGGGCGGGGCTTATCGATGCCATTTTCAGGTGGTGAGTGGGCTGGGCTTGCCCGCGGAGTGGCAGGATCCTAGAGAACATAATATTGTCAAAGTTTTGTAACAGGTTTAGGCCACATGTCATTACATGTCAATGTGTTATTCACAGTTATACACTGGACTGCTCACCTCATTAGACACATCAACCACCAGATCATCACTTTTCTCTCCATCACTGTCCTGTGAAGATAAATGACACATTAATCACCTTAACCGCACCTTTTCGAATGACAGGAGCATCTAGAGAATGGTTTGACACACAAGTACACAGATCTGGTTTCTTGCTGTGTAGCATTAGCCTGGAGCTACAAACTGAACATGTGTGAACTATCCATTCAGTGACTTACATATCTGCTCATGCTGTCCTTCTCCTCCACTTTGCGCTTCTTAGAGTCCAAACTATAGTCAGAGGAGCTGCGGTGCTTCTCACTGGCTGTGCGTAAGCTTTCTGATGGTGATATAGAATTGTTCTGAGAggagaaaaccaaacacaattcATTACCATTTTGTCTTCTGTAGTAAAATAGAGCAGTGACTCATTCATCCATTACAAATTCACAGAGAATGCACTGTGCCAatacaaacactaaaaatgCCTCATTCACACACTCTTAAAATGCAGCTGTAGGCCAGCTCCAAACAGTACCCTGACACCAAACAAGCCCAGTTTCACATAGAAGCCTGTCCCTGGCCACACAACAGAATGGGCCGTTATCTAAACTGAAAGGAGGCGGGCTTGTTTTCTGAGCTGGTCTCCCTCCTCCTCATAACCGGACAACAAACAGCCTCACAGGGACATGAGCGGTGTGTTGTGGCTGAACAGAGGGCCTTTTCTCCGGAGTCAGTCAGGCTaagcgtgagagagagagagtgagaaaaaaaggaggacaGGGAGAAGGGGAGAGAAACTGTATGTTGTGGGCATTGGGCATTGATTGCTGCAGCGTGCTTGGGCACCATGTCAGCTCAGGCTCTGAGCTCTGATAAAGAAAGGGAATCTATATCCTGCCAGTGGGCACAGCAGCGTGGGACTGACTGGTGCTTCTTCATGGAGCCTGCCTGCCCACACAAGCTGGGACAGCTCACTCCAAACGCCAACAGAATGGGAGGAACTAGGCAGGTGTCCAGCAGCTTTCACAGGGGTTTGCCAGTTGCCTGTAAACTGCCAAGTTTTTCTgattctctctgtcccttcctctGAGGACCAAAGCAACAACACGGACCGAGTCAGCAGCGGCCCAGAGAAGTGAACAATGGCCAATGGACTAGCAGTCTGGGCAAAGGGCCACTGTCTGCATAATGGCTGACCTTTAAAGAGATGCTTAGCGTGACTCATTAACCAAAGTCACCACTCTGCTATCAGATGACCTGGGACAAgagcacagaaacaaaacaggcCTGTTAATCGCCCCAGGAGTTCCATTTCTTCAGACATGACTGCACCCATTGAGCTGGCCCATCCTACAGAAACACAATCTCACAGGCCCATCAAAAGCCATCAGAGATCGCAGCCATTCAAATAAAACGCTTTAGCAGGTCCAGCCAGACAGCcagtggaaagaaaacaaaacaattctcCATTTTTGTGTCATAAATATTCATCACATGCCAATGGAGAAAGAGTGAGCTGGTAAACAAGGCAGACAGTAGAAGGGATCAAATAAATCCTTTAAGAAGGGGAAGTCAAGTTCTTTCTTTAATTGTGATAGAATTACAAGACTTCAAATCTCTCCGGCATGATACCAGTAATTCCCCTTCTGGATTAAACATACAGGacttctatctatctatctatctatctatctatctatctatctatataaaAATCAACCCCATTTCCAATTAATCGTTTTATTGAAAGCAGATTGCAACAATACCTGaatgcaacaaaaaaagttCGGACACTCACCGTGTTCTCTGTGTCGCAGATGAAGAAGAAAGGCGGCCAAGGTGATGATGAAACCAagtgcagcagagagaaaagtaaGTCGGTTAGCATATCATAACAGATGCTTGTGGCTAAAACTAGTGAGAACAACTGCAGGGCACAAGGCCTCTCTTATCACCATGTGTTGGAGCTGTTGAATAGCTTATGCAGTCATGGACTGGGAATGT encodes:
- the tle3a gene encoding transducin-like enhancer protein 3-A; this encodes MYPQGRHPAPHQPGQPGFKFTVAESCDRIKDEFQFLQAQYHSLKVEYDKLANEKTEMQRHYVMYYEMSYGLNIEMHKQTEIAKRLNAILAQIMPFLSQEHQQQVAQAVERAKQVTMTELNAIIGQQQLQAQHLSHAAHGPPVQLPPHPSGLQPPGIPPVTGSGSGLLALGALGSQAHLPVKDEKNHHDLEHRGEESSQNNSISPSESLRTASEKHRSSSDYSLDSKKRKVEEKDSMSRYDSDGEKSDDLVVDVSNEDPATPRASPAHSPPENGIDKPRPPKKDTPNSPASVASSGSTPSSKAKELSHNDKSSTPGLKSNTPTPRNDAPTPGTSSTPGLRPILGKPPGMEALAAPALRTPLSIAGSYPTPFAMMGHHEMNGGLTSPGVYAGLHISPQMSAAAAAAYGRSPMGFDPHTHMRAPGLPASLTSISGGKPAYSFHVSADGQMQPVPFPPDALIGPGIPRHARQINTLSHGEVVCAVTISNPTRHVYTGGKGCVKIWDISQPGSKSPVSQLDCLNRDNYIRSCKLLPDGRTLIVGGEASTLTIWDLASQTPRIKAELTSSAPACYALAISPDAKVCFSCCSDGNIAVWDLHNQTLVRQFQGHTDGASCIDISHDGTKLWTGGLDNTVRSWDLREGRQLQQHDFTSQIFSLGYCPTGEWLAVGMESSNVEVLHHSKPDKYQLHLHESCVLSLKFAYCGKWFVSTGKDNLLNAWRTPYGASIFQSKESSSVLSCDISTDDKYIVTGSGDKKATVYEVIY